A window of Actinomadura rubteroloni contains these coding sequences:
- a CDS encoding ATP-binding cassette domain-containing protein, with amino-acid sequence MAFGVAEGVVGLAGQPGSGKTTLLATFATLRRPSTGALRILGHDAGNSAGLRAIRARVGYLPARISFAANMTAGEFVGYAAYYKGMRAPAARAALKRLDLADAAGTELAHLPPDVRLRAGLAATCVHEPDLVLLDEPLAGLSTGRPGDAAAARELIPLLRSLAPTVIVTAEAEDDLGGWCDRVLTLARGRLTDGTSVPVGTRPGDSGDADPTAGGPLARSFGGSMTRALRGAVRRTTRATARATARGASDARGDAARGTAADGRPARVRAGRTPAGSTAGV; translated from the coding sequence GTGGCCTTCGGCGTCGCCGAAGGCGTGGTCGGCCTGGCCGGTCAACCCGGTTCGGGGAAAACCACTCTGCTGGCCACGTTCGCGACGCTGCGCCGACCGAGCACGGGCGCGCTGCGGATTCTCGGGCACGACGCGGGGAATTCCGCCGGGCTGCGCGCCATACGCGCACGGGTCGGATATCTGCCCGCCCGCATCTCCTTCGCCGCGAACATGACGGCGGGCGAATTCGTCGGTTACGCCGCCTATTACAAAGGAATGCGCGCACCCGCCGCGCGGGCGGCGCTGAAACGCCTCGACCTCGCCGACGCGGCCGGGACCGAACTGGCGCACCTGCCGCCGGACGTCCGGCTGCGCGCCGGGCTCGCGGCCACGTGCGTCCACGAACCGGACCTCGTCCTGCTGGACGAACCGCTCGCGGGCCTGTCCACCGGGCGTCCCGGGGACGCGGCGGCGGCGCGGGAGCTGATCCCGCTGCTGCGGTCGCTGGCCCCGACGGTCATCGTCACCGCCGAGGCCGAGGACGACCTCGGCGGCTGGTGCGACCGCGTCCTCACGCTCGCGCGCGGGCGGCTGACCGACGGGACGTCCGTCCCGGTCGGCACCCGGCCCGGCGACTCCGGCGACGCCGATCCGACCGCCGGCGGCCCATTGGCACGTTCCTTCGGCGGTTCGATGACGCGTGCGCTCCGCGGCGCGGTCCGCCGCACGACGCGCGCCACGGCGCGGGCCACCGCGCGCGGCGCGAGCGACGCGCGGGGCGACGCGGCGCGGGGCACGGCGGCCGACGGCCGTCCGGCGCGGGTCCGCGCGGGCCGGACGCCCGCGGGAAGCACGGCCGGTGTCTGA